TGCGGGCTGCCGTTCTCGGGAAAGAGGGGGTGATCGAAGGGATTAAGCCAAAGGCTACATTAATAGAAATGAGCACGATCGATCCCTTGACCACCCGGGAGGTTGCCGCAGCCCTGAGCACTAAAGGGGTCGCCATGTTGGACGCCCCTGTAGCCCGGGGAGTGCCGGCAGCCGTTGGAGGGACCCTGAGCATTTTCGTGGGTGGCGAAAAAAAAGTTTTGGAAGAATGTCTGGATGTCTTAAAAGCTATGGGTACGGACATCTTCCACGTGGGAGAGACAGGATGCGGCCACGTGGTAAAAATGATCAACAACCTCATCTTAGGTGGAACCGTCGCCCTTCTTGCTGAAGCCCTTGTCCTGGGAGTGAAAGCCGGCGTGAAACCCAAGTTATTGTATGAAGCCCTCTGTGAGGGGTCGGCCGGAAGCTTTGCCTTAAAGAATCAGGTCGGGCAGTCGGTATTAAAAGGGATTTTTGAAGAGGGGCGCTTTTCAGTTGACTACATGATGAAAGACTTGGGGCTGGCTTTGGAGACCGGAAGGGGCTTGCATGTCCCGCTCCCCATCGCGGCTTTAGCTATGCAGGTGTACGAAAGCGTCCGGGCGGCAGGAAAAAATAAAATGTATTATCCGGTGGTGATCACCCAATGGGAAGAACTGGCTGGAGTCAAGGTACGCACCGAGAGCCTGTAAGCAGAGGAAAATGGATAACTTTTTTCCTTTTGGGTTCTTGAGTTTCAGTCGAGGGGAGCTCCTCATTACCACATTATAGTGTCAGACTTCGTCCTTAAAGAAGAGATCGCGGAGAGGTGGTATAAAGTGGTTGGGTCTGGGGATGAAAAGCATTTGAGAGCAGGGACAGGGATTAATGCGATTAGATCAAAGGGGCAGTTATACGGTTATCTCTCGACCTACATAAAAAAGCTGGACCAAAAGACTCCTCCAGAAAGGTTTGAAGATGTGGGCCGTTTCTGGGGATCATCAAGAAATCTTCTGTCATTCAAAGTCTATAGACAAATAAATCAGTACTGTAAGGTAGTGTGGAACATCAAACTTCTACGCAATTGGTATAAGACTCACCTAAGGGGGTTTGGAATAAGGTGGAAGTGGAAGGGAATGGGCTTTATTGCTCTTGATGGGAACTATTTAGTAAAAGGATTAATGTCTTTGAAATGCTGATTTCACAAGTATGCAACTCTCATATTAAAAGCGAACCCAGGATTACCACTTGAAATCAACTATTCGACCTTGTGGAGAAGCCATTACTACACCAGTAGTTTACTTTTCCAATTAAAAGACCTTCCTGGTTCCAACACAGAAGAGGATCCTGTCTGTGAAAATAGGTTACAAAGTTAGAGGAGTTGAGGATAGTTAAATCTAATATCGAGGCCTGGTGAACTTTTCGCAGATGTGCATCGTAGGGAAAACGGATAGAAAAGATAAGACGGCTAAAATAAACAATTTTTCGGAAAATAATGACCTTTTGAAATGCTCAAATAAAAACATACCGAAAGTCCCCAAAAATAAAAGAAAGAGCATGACTACTGCAATGGCATTAATCCTTTTTATCAGGTTCCTGCTATTAAGCTCTTTCATCAGAAACTTTATCAAGTTGAAAACCCTGTCAATAATTATAATTTCCATTGGGTTCCTACCCATGAAGCTTCTAATCCACAAATTTATCCCCCATAGGACGACCACAAGAAGTACCAAGAATTCGTAAAAAGTCATTCCTAAATAACGCCAGAGCATTATTTCTCGACCTGTTTTTCCATAAGGATTCCGAACAGGTAAAAGAATGCACTGATTCCGAAGACAAAATAGGCTAAGATCGGATGGACTAAATCAATACCAAAAATTTTTGCAATGGC
This genomic interval from Deltaproteobacteria bacterium contains the following:
- a CDS encoding NAD(P)-binding domain-containing protein, encoding MERIIGFIGLGAMGKPMALNLIKKGFSLWIYDLVEEKMKPLISQGARACGSSREVAANCPVIITILPGPADVRAAVLGKEGVIEGIKPKATLIEMSTIDPLTTREVAAALSTKGVAMLDAPVARGVPAAVGGTLSIFVGGEKKVLEECLDVLKAMGTDIFHVGETGCGHVVKMINNLILGGTVALLAEALVLGVKAGVKPKLLYEALCEGSAGSFALKNQVGQSVLKGIFEEGRFSVDYMMKDLGLALETGRGLHVPLPIAALAMQVYESVRAAGKNKMYYPVVITQWEELAGVKVRTESL